The Streptococcus parasanguinis genomic sequence ATCTGGAAAGTCTACTTTGGCTGAAAACTTAGCCCGCCACTACTGCATTCCCAAGCTACATATGGACACCCTTCAATTTCAACCCGGTTGGATAGACAGTGACCGGGATTGGATGGAAGGTGAGATGAGACAGTTTCTCAGCGATCATAAAGACTGGGTCATTGATGGTAATTACTCTTGGTGCTGCTATGAGGAGAGAATGGAGCAAGCCGACCAGATTATCTTTCTCAACTTCTCTCGTTGGAACTGCCTCTTTAGAGCCTGGAAACGATACCGCCGTTATAAAGGCCAGGTCCGTGAGAGTATGGCGGCAGGTTGCCCCGAACGCTTTGACTGGGAATTCATCCGTTGGATCCTTTGGGACGGACGAACAAAAAGTGCCAGAGAAAGGTATCAAAACATCCACTCCACCTACCCCGAAAAATTTATCTCTCTCAAGAACCAAAAAGAGCTGGATGAGTTTCTAAAAAACATACAATAAAAAGGTTGGGATATCTATCCCAACCTTTTCTTATTTATCAACGTAATCGCCACCGGTAAAGCCATAGTATTCTTCCAGACTCAAGCCTGAATCTGCGATATCTTGTGCTTCTTTTCCGATATAGCGGAGATGCCAGCTTTCTGGCATGTAGCCTGTCACTTTTTCTTTTCCTTCTTGGTAACGAACCACAAAGCCATATTTAGCGGCGTTCTTGAGCAACCACTTACTTGGTCCAGGTTCTGTCACCAGATTACCACTGGTATCGATCAAATCAAAGGTCAAACCTGTCTGGTGTTCACTATAACCCGGTCTTGCAGAATAACGATCGGCGGCTTCCTGACCATCTTGATTGACATAGTTTTGATAGAGACCAACTTGGGTGTCGTAGCTACGAAAACCACTATATTGGTCACTGATTGGATATCCTTCTGCCTGCATGGCTGCGATCAATTCATGAAGGGCTGAAACAGCTTCAGGATCTTCACCTGGGTTAAAGTCAGGCGACAAGGGATAATGTTTGTTGGCGATCATGACCTCACCATATTTCCCTTTGACACTATAGTAAGAACCATTATAGCTCACACCAGAGTCCACTTTCACATCTGACTTACCAGCTTTTGACGACTCTTCTTTTCCTGTCTCTTTTGACGTATCCTTTGCAGAAGACGTTTCTTTGGAAGACTTGGTTTGCGTTTGTTTAGTTTCTTCTTTTGCAGAAGATTTAGAACTAGTGGATTGAGATTGGGAGCAAGCTGTCAGGGTTAACAAGGCAACTGTCACCAAAGTTAATTTGGAAAATCTTGCTTTCATGGGAATCTCCTATGATTCTTTTGTTACGACAATATCCGTAATCACATAACTTGCACCTACTTTTTTCAAAGTGTAGGTCTTGTACTTGCGGTTTTGTGAATCTGGATGGCTATCTGTATAATGCACGGTAAAGTCTTCATAAGTCTTGATCGTTACCACACCATTTTCTTCAGTGACACTTTGAATGTCCAAAGCTCCTGGAGTATAGTAGTCAATTTTAGCCTTTCGAACACCATCACCAGTTGTGAACTCAACCATATCCTTGTAGGCTTGACTTTGTGTGTCATAGTATTTAGAGTAGGTGTTGTTTCGATTTGAAACTGAGCTAAAGACAGCGTCGCGGTACTCTTTCAAGAACTCTTCCGCCAAGGTCCGATTTTGTTCTTCTTTGGCTGCTTGCGCTTTCTTAGCATCTTGTGCACTCTTGATGCGTTTTAGGGTATCTTTGGCTAGTTTAAGTTCGATCGGATCGTTCTCACCCTCTTCAATCGTCACCTTAGCCTTCTCAGTTGTATAGGTTTCCCCATTCATGTTGAAGACAGCATGTACTTCAATTTCTTGATAAGGGATGCTATCTACTTCAAAGGTCGTGCTGGTTCCGACTTCTTTGCCGTTGACTACAACCTTCACATCCGTTGGGTTTTCAACCTCATCAGGGAACTCAACTTCTAAATTGCGTTTTTCAGAATTCAACTGCAATTCTAAGTTGTTCTTAGTTGCTTTTTTAGGATTGAGATGGATCTTAGAAGTGACATTTCCGACCTCTGTTTTAGCAGTCAATTCCATTTCTTTTGTATTGTAATGGAAAGAACCAAGATCTGTCACTGCATCTTTTTTCAAGGTTACCGTTTTATTGGCAGCCACTTTGAGTTTGGCTTGGTCCAAATTGGTCTTGACCTTGACTTGTACTGGATAGCTGGCTACACGGTATTCTTGGAAGATCCCAAATTTCTTGTCTGCTTTTTCCAAACCAAAGATCTTGTTTCCAGATTTATCCGTATAGCTGCCTTCTCCACCATTATCGATGATCTTGTTCAACTCTGTGCCGATATCGACTCCTTGATCTTCCATGCTGGTGATAAAGCTTTCGGCTTCATCCTTTGTCCATTTATCGTTATCGGTTGAAAGTAGGTCTGCTGCTTCGCGATAATCCTTGGTGTCCACTGCCTTAATAAATTTATCTGCTGTCACTTCGACACGTGTTGTAGACTGGAAGTAAAAGAAGGCTGCTACCAAAGCGATCACAAGGACTGCAATAGCAGAAATAATCCCAATTTTCTTCTCGGAAAGTTTCTTTCCACCCTTCGTTTTCGGGGCCTTTTGTTTTTTCTGAACTGGACCTGCTTCTGTGACATTTGGACCAGCAAAGACCTGCGTTTGCTCAGCAGCAAGTGGAGCCGTATACTCTTGAGTCGGCTGTTGAGGCACATATTCCTGTGTTACATCTGTTGAATCTGGGTTCGCAAATTCTGCTTCAGGCACAGGTCCTACAAAAAACTCGAAGTTTTGACTTTTAGCTGCGGTAAATTCTTCTGCACTCGGCTTGCGGCCATAGGTTTCTTCAAAATGTTGCAACCAAGCCTGACGAGCTGCTAGAAGTGGATCAACATTCTTCACTTCTTCAACTGGTTCAACCACTGGTTTCTCAACAGGAGCTACTTCCTCTGCTGGGGCATTTCCTGCGATAGACTGAATTTGTTTCAAATCAAATCCACAAGCTTTCCCAGCCATAAACTCTTCTGGTGACGGTTTGCGACCAATCACTTTTTCAAATAATTCAACCCATTTCTTTTGCATGGATCTCTTCTCCCTCATTATAAAATAGGGAAAGTGGGTTCCCCCACCTTCCGTTTTGTGATATTGTTAGAATCCAAAGTTAGAGAAATTTGGAGCACTTGGAATAAATCCAATAGCTACTTGTTCTAAAATACGAGCATTCACATAAATGACAAAGATAGCAATGAGAAGCAAGACAACAGATGATGCTACTAGAAGCAAGAATTTATCTGCTTTAAAGCTTGTCTTGTTCAATCCTTGATGAACGACATAGCATGTTCCAACAAAGAACAAGAAGAAAATAAGGAAGTTTACAAAGCCATAAAATTCATAAACTTTTACAAGACCTACTAAGAAAGCAAGAAGGGCAAGTGGCAAAGTGTAAACAGACAAACGTCCAAACTCTTCAAATGAACGACCGTAACTGTATTCCTTATCTTGAAGAACCACACGACGAACAAAGAATCCAGCTACTTGGAAGGCGTAAACGCTAAAGAATAGGGAAATCAATGTCAACATAAAGGCACGGAAATCCATTCCATAACCGCCTGTAAATCCACTAGCTGTGAAGAAAGTTGATAGGGTCAAGACAAAGGCAGTTAAGACATACTGTAAAATTCCGTTAAGAGCTTTTGGATTTTCTACAGCTGTTGGACGTTTCAAAGCTGAAAGGAACCAATTCCAGTAACCACCAACGGCTACACCAAATTGACTTGGTTGGGCAGGATAAGGTTGTCCTGGTTGACCTTGGTAAGGAGCTTGTTGATAAGCTGCTTGAGTAGGTTGTTGGTAGGCTTGTTGTGGAGCTTGTTGGAAAGCAGGTCCATTCGTTGGAGCAGCTTGAGGGGCAGGCTCTTGAACTGGAGCTGCGACTGGTTCTTCTGTAGGAGCAGTTGGCGCTGCTGGTGCTGCTGGCGCTGCAACAAACTCTGGAGCTTGAGGAGCTGCTGGCGCTGCAACAAACTCTGGGGCTTGTGGAGCTGCTACTGGTTCTTCAACAGGGGCAGTTGGCGCTGCGACAAATTCTGGAGCTTGTGGGGTTTCTGGAACCACTACTTCTTCTTGAAATTCTCCTGCAGCCAGTGCTTGAGCAATTTCTTCTGCACTAGCAGAACGACCATTTACGGCTTCGAAATAATCCAGCCAATCTTGTTTTGACATAATGAATCTCCTTAACTATTGTTTATACTAGGGTATTATACAAAATTTCTGAACCATTTTCAATGAAAGACTGGAAAATCCCTGTAATATCTTTTGAAAAACATACAAATTCTACTCATTTTTAGAAATTAGTAAAGAAAACGAGGCTGGGCAAAAACTGTCCAGCCTTTGATGTTTAATAGGAATAAGTGCAAGACGCAGTGGTTGATTGGCATCTTTGTTCGCCTTTTAAGCTCCAAAGATGACCTAATGAGGGAAACAAAGTTTCCTTTATCCACAACCTTCAACAGTCTCCCAGACTGTTGAAGCTATGCGGAGGTGGGAAGATTGAAAAGGTTTGGGGAACCTTTTCAACTTTTTTTATCTTACGGAGTTCTTTCCCACTCCCGTTTCTTAGGATTCAAATGCATCCATGCCACCTTGGACGTTGGTCACATCGTAGCCTTGCTCTTCCAAAAATTGGCAAGCACGTGCTGAGCGTCGACCAGACTTGCAGATGACATAATAGGGATGTTCCTTCTCTAATTCCTGGTAGCGATTTGCTAACTCAGATAAGGGGAGAAGATGAACCCCATCTAAGTGAAGGGCATCATACTCTTCCTGCTCGCGTACATCAAGAGCCAATATGTCTCCTTTTTGATAAGCTTGGTAAAAGTTTGAAAATGGAATTTCTTTCATGATTTCTCCTGTAAGGTATGTTATGGAAGGGTTAGAATTTCATAGCTAAAGCCAATTGACTCTAAAAATCGGAACAAGTCTTGGGTTTTAATAAAGATCGTCTTTTCATTGGTATTGGGATGAAAGGTCATGATCTCCTCTGACACAATGTCTTTATCGAAATAGACACGAATATCTTTTTCTTCATTGTTCAATAAACCAAATGGAGAAACCGTACCTGGCGGTAATTGCATTTTTTCAGCTAAAGAATCTGCTGAAGCCATGCGGATCCGGTTGGCTTCCACTTGCTCTTTGAAATCATCCATATCCAATGGCTTCTGGTCATCCATGATGAGCAGATAGTATTGGGTTTTCTTCTTGTTGGTCAAAAACATGGACTTGGTCCGCACACCTTCTAAGCCTTCAATGTAAGAATCGGCCTGCTCAGTTGTGAATGCAGGTGGGTGTTCCACCACATCAAATGAAATGCCGAGTTCTTCCAATTTGTCTTTAACTTGTTGGTATGCATCCATCTTCGATCTCCTTTATTTTTGAATGATCTCTTGTACTAATGATTGCAATTCTGGCACCACCTCTGCCTCAAACCAAGGATTCTTAGCCATCCAGATTTGATTGCGAGGGGAAGGATGAACTAGTGGAAAATAGGTTGGTAAATAGTTCTTAAAATGCTGAACCCGTTCGGTTACCTTGCCACTCACCTTTTCATGAAGGTAGTAAGCTTGGGCATATTGTCCAATCAAGAGGGTCAACTCAATATCCGGACACTCCTTGAGAAGTTGAGGATGCCACTTTTCTGCAAAACCTTTGCGAGGGGGAAGGTCACCAGATTTCCCATGCCCTGGGAAATAAAAGTCCATGGGAATGACTGCAAACAAACCAGAATTGTAAAAGGTGTCTTCGTCAACTCCTAACCATTCGCGCAGTCGGTCACCACTCTTATCCTTCCAATAGAGTCCCGCTTCCTGAGTCTTGAGACCAGGAGCTTGTCCGATAATATTGATACGAGCAGTTTTTGGAGCTGCAAAGAGTGGCTCAATCCCTCTATCCGTATAAGCTTTATTTTGAGGGTCTGCCATAATGGCTTGTTTAATAGTTTCAATCCTTGACATAAGTCCTCCTTCTATGGAAAAACTCAGCCAGAAAACCTGGCCGAGTAGTGGATTATTTGATTAATTCGTAGATGGCTTCTGCGTAAATAGCTGCTGCACGATAGAGATCTTCAACATCTGCGAACTCATTAGCTTGGTGCATAGTATTGACATAGTCTGGGAACATAGCACCAAAGGCAACCCCACGTTTCAAGAGACGACCAAAGGTACCACCACCGATCACTTGTTCATGTCCTTTGAGGCCAGTTTGTTTTTCGTAAACACGCAAGAGGGTGGATACCAATTCATCATCCATCGGAACATAGTGAGGTGTGTGACCGTGGGCTGACAAGCTTACTGTAGCCACTCCTTCGATCTTTTCAAGGGTGGACTTGATGGTTTCAGGATCTGTACCTTGAGGGTACCGGATATTGAGGGCAATAGTATTGTCTGCTTGGCTGTCATCAAAATGGAAGACACCTGCATTCATGCTCAATGGTCCCATTTTGGCATCTGTATGGGCAATTCCTAATTTTTCACCAGCAAAATCTTCGTGAAGAAGTGAAGCTGTCACATGAAGGTAAGCCTTAGCAGCACCACCAAAATCAAATTGGTTCAACAAGAGAGCCAAGTAGGTCGCACCATTGATCCCATCTTCAGGAGTTGATCCGTGAGCAGATTTCCCGATAATCGTAACGGTATAGGTTTCTTCGTCAACAGTTGAGATTTCATACTGAAGCTGGTGTTCCTTGGCAAAAGCATCCAAGAGGCCAGCAAGATCTGGTAGTTGTCCAGAAACGACTGCAGTCGCTGACTCTGGTACCATGTTTTCACGAAGGCCACCTGTAAAGCTATGAAGATGGGCACTTCCTGTGTTATCATTTCCAAAATGAAGGTACTCAGTGATGTTTCCTTTTTCTCCATTGATGATTGGGAATTCCGCATCTGGTGAGAAGCCAAAATCTGGCTCGGGAAGTCCGACATGTTTGAAATAGTAATCCATGTCGCCCCAGCCCGATTCTTCATCCGTACCGACAACAAAGCGCACGCGCTTAGAAACAGGGAGTCCTAAGTCTTTAATGATCTTCAAACCATAGTAGCAGGCCATTGTAGGCCCTTTATCATCAGACGAACCACGCGCATAGAGCTTGCCATCAATAATTTCTGGTTTATATGGATCCGTCTTCCAGCCACTACCTGCAGGCACGACGTCCATATGGGCAAAGATTCCAAGCTCTTCTTTTCCTTCACCAAAAGTAAAGTGACCGGCATAATTGTCGACATTCTTGGTTTCATAGCCATCACGTTTGGCAATTTCCAAGAATTTTTCAAGAGCTTTTACAGGACCAGGTCCAAAAGGATGCTCCGCATCTGCCTTGCTGTCATCGCGTTCAGAATTGATTTTCAAGAGGCTATATAGGTCAGCCATCATCTCATCGCGACGTTTTTCTACTTCTGCTTTAAAGTCAACTGTTGTCATGAATTCCTCCTCGATCTTCTATTTGCTAATTGACTTAGCGTTTGTCAATGATTTCGTCCACTGGTAAGCGGTAGCTTGGCTCTACTTTTTCAGCCGCATAGCCAACCGTAATCAAAACTTCTGGACGGAAACGCTCTTCGATGTCCAATACTTCATTGATTTTCGATTTATCAAATCCCAAAATAATATTGGTTCCAATGCCTTGGTCTGTCAAAGCAAGTACCAAGTTCATGGCCACAAGACCAGCATTCAAAGCCAAGTAATCACTTGTTTGTTGGGCATCATAGCGTGCAAATTCAGCAGGAAGATTTTGCATAAAGTATTGCAACTGCTCATCTGTGAAGTTTTTCACCCCACCGACACGCGCAATCTTGCGAGCCCGTTTTTGCAAATCAGTATCTGTAAAGAGGGCGATGGTCACAGGTGCTTCCATGACTTGATCGTAGTTTGCACCATAGGCTAATTTTGCCAATTCAGCATTTTTTTGACGAACGACCACAAATTTCCAAGGCTGGCTATTGTGGGCACTAGGGGCCAAGGTTGCGATCTCAATGGCAGTCCGTACATCCTTTGGATCGACCGGTTGGTCAGTGAAATGCTTGATCGCATGGCGTTTTTTATTGAGCTCTAGAAATTTCATAAGCTTCTTCCTTTTCTATTTCTGTTACCTCTATTTTAACACAAAATGAAAGAGCTTGCAGGGTTTTACAGCCTAAGATTGTGAAAAAAGAAGCGGACATTTTGAACATCCGCCTCTTTTGGGATAGGTTGAATACACAAGAGATCTACCTATGATTCATTGAAAAAATTGAAATAGGCAGCTACTTCTTTGGCATAACCGTATTTCTCAATTAAGCCAGTTAGGAGCTCGATGTTATGACCCCGATAGTTATCCTCGCGTCTCAATTCTTCGTACATCTCAATAAAGGGAAGGCCCTTGTCCTTAGCATCTTGGAGCTCTGCTTCATAGTCATAGGCAACCTTACGAAATTGCAGGTTGGTCACCCCATCTTCTTCGACATCGATCAGAGCATATTGAGCTCTGTGGTTTTGAATTGGTTCCCAGTCAAAATAAGGCATGCCAATAGTTCCTGGATTAAGAATCTGTTGGCCCTGACTGCCATAGCGAAGCAACTGCTTGTGGACATGACCGTAGATCGCCAGATCCGTCTGGTCATCCAGCAGTTGGTCAAAGTTCTCCGTCGCATTAGCTGGACGCAAGTCTCCACCATAATTCTTTTCTGGCAAATTGTGGGTCAGTGAGAAGCGAATACCGTTGACCTCCTTTTTCTCTACCAAAGGAAGGGAGCGAAGCCAATCGATCCGCTTAGGATCTAGTCCTTCCATGAGGTACTGAGTGAGACGAAGAAGCTGGATCTCCTGCGGATCCTCAAGTCCGTACACGCCATCCAAGGCCTCTAGGACACAATCGTCCCAATTTCCACGAACAGCCGCTGTAATCGGAATCGCATCCAGCAACTCAAAAAGGTCCTCTCTTCCAGGCCCCGGTAGCAAAATGTCCCCCAAAAGCCAGTATTCCGTTGCGCCTAGAGCACGCGCATCCGCAATCACTGCCTCCAGGGCTGTCGTATCTCCGTGGATATCAGATAAAATAGCGATTCGATGGTTCATTTTAAACTCCTTATGATTGGTATGATTCAGAATCCTCCGCAACTTCCATCAAGAGACTTGCTTCTTCTTGCTTTCCTTGATGGAGCTTAGCTTGCACCGCTTCAGCCACTGCTCGTGGGATGCCAACTGTGACGATCTCATCTACAGTAGCTTCTTTGATTTTGGTCAGTGACTTGAAGTGTTTCATCAGCAACTGCTTGCGTTTTGGTCCCAAGCCTTCGATCCCATCCAGCTGGGAGGAAAAGGAATTCTTGGATCGGAGCTGGCGGTGGAAGGTGATGGCGAAACGGTGGACTTCATCCTGAATTCGTTGGAGGAGGAAAAATTCCTGCGAGGTCCGAGAGAGTTCGATGACTTGGAGAGGATCGCCAAAGAGCAATTCATGGGTCTGGTGCTTGTCATTCTTTTGCAGGCCTGCAATGGGAATATCCAGCCCCAACTCCTCTTGAATGACTTGCTTAGCGATATTAACCTGGCCCTGACCCCCATCGATGACGATCAGATCTGGTGGCGTCAGGCCATCCCGCATGACCCGGCTGTAGCGTCTGCGAATGACCTCCCGCATGCTGGCATAGTCGTCTGGCCCGACGACGGTCTTGATCTTGTACTTGCGGTAGTCCTTTTTGCTTGGCTTCCCATTGACAAAGACCACCATGGCTGAGACCGGACTGGTCCCCATGATGTTGGAGTTGTCAAAAGATTCAATACGCACAGGAGTTGGGATTTGCAGGAGTTTTCCAAGATTTTCAATAGCACCTTGGGTCTTTTCCATGGATTTTTCAAGGAGATTAAACTTCTGCTCCAGACTGACACGCGCATTCTTGATGGCCAGATTGACCAACTGCTTCTTCTCCCCACGCTGGGGCTTGAGAACCTTGGTATCCACTAGGGCCTTGACCGCTTCCTCATCGATATCTTGAGGGATCAGGATTTCATTAGGGATCAGGTGAGATTTCTCCTGGTAAAACTGCCCCACATAGGTCAAGAAATCCTCGTCCGGATCATTGTAGTAAGGAAAAAGGTTGACGTCGCGCTCGATCAGCTTGCCCTGACGGACAAAGAAGACCTGCACACACATCCAGCCCTTGTCCACGTAGTAGCCAAAGACATCCCGGTTCTGCAAATCCTTAGCCATGACCCGCTGTTTGGTCCGCAGGGTCCCAATAGCTTGGATCAGATCCCGATACTCGGCTGCCCGCTCGAATTCCATGTTTTGCGCAGCGGAATTCATCTTGAGCTTGAGCTCATCGATAATCTTATCATCCTGCCCCTTGAGGAAATCAGAAACCTCCTGGGCCATGCCCTTGAAATAGGCCTCGTCCTTGTGGCAAACCGTGTGGGCCATACATTGCCCCAGATGATAGTAAAAGCAGACCTTGGAAGGCGGATTGGTACACTTGCGGAAAGGGAAAATCCGATCCAAAAGCCGCTTGATCTCATTGGCCGCTCCTACGTCTGGATAAGGACCAAAATAGAGACCACCATCCTTTTTGACCTGGCGCGTGATGATAAGACGGGGATAGCGCTCATTGGTAATCTTGATGAAGGGATAGGACTTATCATCCTTGAGCATGATATTGTATTTGGGCTTGTTCTCCTTGATGAGGTTGATCTCAAGAAGCAAGGCCTCAATATTAGACTCAGTGACGATAAATTCAAAATCCACAATCTCAGATACCAGCGCTTCCGTCTTGGTATCGTGGCTCCCTCTGAAATAGGACCGCACCCGGTTGCGAAGATTCTTGGCCTTCCCCACATAGATGATGGTTCCGTTCTTATCTTTGTGAATGTAACAGCCCGGACTCGTCGGCAAGAGCTCGAGCTTGGATTTAATCAAGTTATTCATACTCTCTATTATAGCAAAAAAAGAGGGAGCTAGTCCCTCTGTATTATATCTGTATTTTTTATATTCATCTTCACCAAGTTAAAAAAATGTTTAAAAGATAGATCAGACATCCAATCTCAATCCTTTAGCTTAACTTGACCTTTTTCATAGCAAAAAAGAGGGGTCTCAAAGGATCCCCCTTTACTAGCAATCGATAAACTTTATCCTTTGAGATTAGCCATCTGGAAGATCGGAATCACATAAGGAACAATAGACATCAGGATAGTGAATAACACGAAGAACCAGAACCAGAAGGAAGCGAGGGCACGCTGGAAAACTCCCGGTTGAGGTTTATTGACCTGAATATAAGCCTTGATAGCTGGCCATTTAGTCGCAATAACCACTATCATGACAATGGAACCAATAGCTAAAACACCAATTTGGAGCCAATTCGCTAGTCCCTCGTCCACATGATAGGCCACATAATGCAAGCCTTGGGAAATCACAAAGTTATTGAAAATGTGATAGAAAATAGCCCACCAGATATTGTATTCAAAGGCAATGTAGCCGAAACCTAGACCAATGATACTTGCGAAAAAGAGCTGGTCAAAATTGGCATGGAAGAGACCAAACAAGATAGCCGTCATGACAATGGCAAAGACCTTGCCATACCGTTCCAAGCCACGCAAGCCAGCTCCACGGAAGAAGAATTCCTCTGTGATTGGACCAAAAAAGCCAGCATACAAGAGCATGGTCCATGATCGCTCAATCGTATCACCTAGATCTGGTGTTGGAGAATGAAGGCCAATGGTCTCAAACATCCGCTCAATCACTTGTGTCATCACAGATGAAAAGACTTGAGAAAAGCCAAGAAAGGCGAGAAGAATAAAGAAGACTGAAAGAGTCATCTTACGTCCCTTGTGCTTGAGATCATATTTATAAAGGGCCTTCTTGCGATAGGCATTAAAGAGAAAGAGTCCAATGGAAATAGAGATAAGATAGGGAATACCAGCCCAAACATTCAGGGCATTGAGTTTCTCCGTTACTTGACTTGGATCTTTTCTGAGAGAGCCTGCAATGGTCAATCCAAGGAGGACTTCCCACAGGACGGTTACCAAGGTCATTACCAAGAGATAAATGGCAAGTGTCCCGGAATACCTTCCTATATCTTTTTTAGGGTCTAATAATCGGTTGTATTGGTTCATTTCTTCCTCCTAGAAAATAGATAAAAACTTGCACACATTCCTTCGTATAAGACAAAGAAAATCAAAAAGGCATGCATAAAGTAGTCTTCTGGTAATGCAAGAATAATCGAATCCACGCGCGGATCAAAGAGCCAAGTACTGTCCCCAGCAAATAAGACCTGATGAAAGAGCGTAAAGAATTGATCAAAGCCAATCATAACAGCTATCACTGCAAGCACCACTGGTAAAACCATCATCCAAAAGAAGAGACTACGGTACAAGGTAAGGTAGCCTTTTTTGACAACTGTCCGCATAAACTGGATAAAACCAGGGAGTGTGACCACGAAAACGACCGTCACTAAGTGAAATAGGTACTTGACGGCCTCAAAATGGTGCAGTCCATTTTTTGAAGAGGGGAATTGAGGCATCTTCAACACCCATTGAAAAGGATTGGTCAAGTAGTTCATCAAGACATTAAAATTCTTCATGATGACAGAAGCCGAAAAACCAGTCCGGCTTTGAATCCCCAACCAATGAATCTCCATGGGATAGAGGGCCCAAGCGAGAGCAATGGTGAGAAGGATTGCAGCTGACAAGATAAAGAAAAATAGGTTAATTGATTTCAAACTTTTAAGCATCAAAATCCCACTCCGCTAGACTGGCAACAACATGTGTCGGTGAGATTGGTAAGGTTGGCACTTCTTCTGGTTTGGTAAAACCTGTCGTCACCAAAAGGGTTGGAATCCCATTGTCAATACCTGCACGAATATCTGTTAGGTAGTTGTCGCCAACCATAACCACTTCTTCTCTTTCAAGACCCAAGTGTTCAATGGCCTTATCCATAATGATGGCCTTTGGTTTTCCAATGATCACAGGCTCGACCCGTGTCGCAGCCTCTACAAGCGCAATCAGGGATCCTGCTCCTGGCATCAAGCCACGCTCTGTTGGAATGTTCAGGTCCGGATTGGTCCCGATGAAGTGCGCTCCCTTTTGAATCGCCAAGGTCGCAATAGCAAACTTTTCATAATCCACTTGCCAATCGAGGCCAATCACCACATAATCAGGTGCTTCTTCATCGATGATATAGCCAGCTTCTTCAATAGCATCTTTGAGCCCCGCTTCTCCGATCACATAGACCTTTTTGCCCAAATTTTGGTCATTCATGTAGTCAATGGTCGCAAGGGTAGCTGTATAGATAGTCGAAACTGGGGTTTCAATATTGAAATGAGTCGCTAGCATATCCCGGACAGTCTCTGGTGTGCGGGTTGTATTGTTGGTCACAAAGAGATAGGGAATCTCACGCGCCTGCAGTTCATGAACAAAAGCTTCTCCTGCAGGAATTCGTGATTTTCCTTTGTAAATAGTGCCATCCAAATCAATCAAATAGCCCTTATAGTGCATTTATTCTTCCTTTTCTGTTTCCGTTTCGTCATGTAACTTCTCTGCATCGACTCGTCCACCAGAACCATATAAGAGCAATGCTCCAGCATAGAGGACAAATTGTAACACCAAACCTGTAAAATTAATCCCTTGACTTCCCGATTGGGTGAACAAGAAGGATGCTACCATGAGGATCACAATGGTCAATAACAAGCCTATCACGGTTGCCTGATCCACACTGATTTGATAAACCGTGCGTTTGGTGCTCCGATTTTTCCCGTCAG encodes the following:
- a CDS encoding rhodanese-like domain-containing protein, which encodes MKEIPFSNFYQAYQKGDILALDVREQEEYDALHLDGVHLLPLSELANRYQELEKEHPYYVICKSGRRSARACQFLEEQGYDVTNVQGGMDAFES
- a CDS encoding TcaA second domain-containing protein, with product MQKKWVELFEKVIGRKPSPEEFMAGKACGFDLKQIQSIAGNAPAEEVAPVEKPVVEPVEEVKNVDPLLAARQAWLQHFEETYGRKPSAEEFTAAKSQNFEFFVGPVPEAEFANPDSTDVTQEYVPQQPTQEYTAPLAAEQTQVFAGPNVTEAGPVQKKQKAPKTKGGKKLSEKKIGIISAIAVLVIALVAAFFYFQSTTRVEVTADKFIKAVDTKDYREAADLLSTDNDKWTKDEAESFITSMEDQGVDIGTELNKIIDNGGEGSYTDKSGNKIFGLEKADKKFGIFQEYRVASYPVQVKVKTNLDQAKLKVAANKTVTLKKDAVTDLGSFHYNTKEMELTAKTEVGNVTSKIHLNPKKATKNNLELQLNSEKRNLEVEFPDEVENPTDVKVVVNGKEVGTSTTFEVDSIPYQEIEVHAVFNMNGETYTTEKAKVTIEEGENDPIELKLAKDTLKRIKSAQDAKKAQAAKEEQNRTLAEEFLKEYRDAVFSSVSNRNNTYSKYYDTQSQAYKDMVEFTTGDGVRKAKIDYYTPGALDIQSVTEENGVVTIKTYEDFTVHYTDSHPDSQNRKYKTYTLKKVGASYVITDIVVTKES
- a CDS encoding DUF6574 domain-containing protein; protein product: MSKQDWLDYFEAVNGRSASAEEIAQALAAGEFQEEVVVPETPQAPEFVAAPTAPVEEPVAAPQAPEFVAAPAAPQAPEFVAAPAAPAAPTAPTEEPVAAPVQEPAPQAAPTNGPAFQQAPQQAYQQPTQAAYQQAPYQGQPGQPYPAQPSQFGVAVGGYWNWFLSALKRPTAVENPKALNGILQYVLTAFVLTLSTFFTASGFTGGYGMDFRAFMLTLISLFFSVYAFQVAGFFVRRVVLQDKEYSYGRSFEEFGRLSVYTLPLALLAFLVGLVKVYEFYGFVNFLIFFLFFVGTCYVVHQGLNKTSFKADKFLLLVASSVVLLLIAIFVIYVNARILEQVAIGFIPSAPNFSNFGF
- the ldcB gene encoding LD-carboxypeptidase LdcB/DacB — encoded protein: MKARFSKLTLVTVALLTLTACSQSQSTSSKSSAKEETKQTQTKSSKETSSAKDTSKETGKEESSKAGKSDVKVDSGVSYNGSYYSVKGKYGEVMIANKHYPLSPDFNPGEDPEAVSALHELIAAMQAEGYPISDQYSGFRSYDTQVGLYQNYVNQDGQEAADRYSARPGYSEHQTGLTFDLIDTSGNLVTEPGPSKWLLKNAAKYGFVVRYQEGKEKVTGYMPESWHLRYIGKEAQDIADSGLSLEEYYGFTGGDYVDK
- a CDS encoding uracil-DNA glycosylase family protein, which produces MSRIETIKQAIMADPQNKAYTDRGIEPLFAAPKTARINIIGQAPGLKTQEAGLYWKDKSGDRLREWLGVDEDTFYNSGLFAVIPMDFYFPGHGKSGDLPPRKGFAEKWHPQLLKECPDIELTLLIGQYAQAYYLHEKVSGKVTERVQHFKNYLPTYFPLVHPSPRNQIWMAKNPWFEAEVVPELQSLVQEIIQK
- a CDS encoding prolyl-tRNA synthetase associated domain-containing protein, coding for MDAYQQVKDKLEELGISFDVVEHPPAFTTEQADSYIEGLEGVRTKSMFLTNKKKTQYYLLIMDDQKPLDMDDFKEQVEANRIRMASADSLAEKMQLPPGTVSPFGLLNNEEKDIRVYFDKDIVSEEIMTFHPNTNEKTIFIKTQDLFRFLESIGFSYEILTLP
- a CDS encoding DNA topology modulation protein; the encoded protein is MKIVIIGYSGSGKSTLAENLARHYCIPKLHMDTLQFQPGWIDSDRDWMEGEMRQFLSDHKDWVIDGNYSWCCYEERMEQADQIIFLNFSRWNCLFRAWKRYRRYKGQVRESMAAGCPERFDWEFIRWILWDGRTKSARERYQNIHSTYPEKFISLKNQKELDEFLKNIQ